The genomic DNA GGGGGGCCTCCCGAGCGGCCGCCGCCTGCTCACGCACCCGGCGCACCGTGGCCTCGTCCAGGGAGGAAGAGTGGCTCTTGGCCGGAACCTTCATCCGGCTCAGCAACGCCATGATTTCCTTGGTGCTCAGGCCCAGTTCCTTGGCCAGCTCGTAAACGCGCATCCCCTATCCCCTCGCCCTGCCCGCGGGCAGGCGAATGACCTTGGGCGCGGGTGGCACCGGCCGCTGCAGCAGCGCCCGCAGCTCCTCGCCGATGTGCGCCGGGAGTTCTACCTCCAGGGCCTGCTGCAGGCGCCGCTCGCGCAGGGCCAGCTCCACGCAGGCCTCGCGCGGGTCGACGTAGGCACCCCGCCCCGCCGCCTTGCCCGTGGGATCCAGCCGCACCTCGCCGGCGGGCGTGCGCACGACCCGCACCATCTCCCGTTTTGGCCGCGTCTCCCGACAGGCCACGCACATCCGCTGGGGCACCCGGCGCACTCGAGGCATCGGCCCTTCCGCCGCTACCCGGCGGCCCGCCTGGTCACCTCCTGCGTCGAGCCATCGACGCCACCGTCCCCGCCGGTGGCAGAGACCTCCGCCGGGACGGCCGAAGAGGCCGCAGGCTCACCAGCCGCAGCCGCCTTCCCCGTCGCCGCCTCCCCGCCCAGTTCCTCCGGTGGCAGGTCGATGAAGAGCTTCTGCGCCTCCAGCTCCTTCAACTGGGTCTCGCTCTTTATGTCGATGCGCCATCCGGTAAGCTTGGCGGCCAGGCGGGCGTTCTGCCCCTCCCGACCGATGGCCAGGGAGAGCTGGTGGTCGGGGACGATTACCTGCGCGGTCTTGGTCTCCTCGTTGATGTCCACCCGCACTACCTTGGCCGGGCTGAGCGCTGCGGCCACGAAGAGGGCGGCGTCGGCGTTCCAGGGAATGATGTCGATCTTCTCGCCACGCAGCTCATCCACCACGGCCTGCACCCGCGAGCCCTTGGGGCCGACGCAGGCCCCCACCGGGTCCACATTCTTGTCCCTCGAGGCCACGGCGATCTTGCTGCGAGCCCCGGCCTCGCGGGCGATGGCCTTGATCTCCACAATGCCTTCGTAGATCTCCGGAACCTCCAGTTCGAAGAGCCGCTTGAGCAGGCCGGGGTGGGTCCGTGAGACCACGATCTGCGGTCCCCGTGTCCCCTGACGCACCTCAACCACGTAGGCCTTGACCCGTTCCCCCTGGCGGTAGGACTCCCGGGGGATCTGCTCTGGCGGCGGCAGCACCGCTTCGATCCGGCCCAGGTCCAGGTAGACGTTTTTGCGCTCGATGCGGTGCACGTTTCCGGTGACGATGTCGCCCTCCCGGTCGCGGAACTCCTTATAGACCAGCTCCCGCTCCGCCTCCCGCAACCGCTGCACCCAGACCTGCTTGGCCGTCTGGGCAGCGATTCGCCCGAAGTCCCGGGGCGTCACCTCCAGCTCCACCATGTCTCCCGGCACGGCAGTGGGGTCGTACTGCTGGACCTCGGCCAGGGCGATTTCGTTGGCCGGGTCCACCACTTCCTGCACCACGGTACGCACCTGGTAGACACGCATGTCGCCCGTGGTGCGGTCGATCTCGATACGCACGTTTTGGGCGGCGCCGCCGAAGTTCTTCTTGTAGGCCGACAGCAGCGCGGCTTCCAGGGCCTCGAACATCACATCCTTGCCAATGCCCTTCTCCTCCTCCAGCTGCTGCAGGGCGCGAATCAGCTCCGCATTCATGTTCCGGCCGTGCCTCCTCCAGCCAGATCGCGTTTCAGGGTCTCCTCGTCCACGACCAGCCGCGCCCGGCTCACCTGGTGGCGCGGCAGGCCCACCTCGCGTTCACCTACCGCCAGCCGAACCACCCCGCCTTCCAGACCCAGCAGCCGGCCTTTGAAGTGCCGCTGGTTCTCCACGGGGACGATGGTCCACACCTCGACCTGGCGACCGGCGAAGCGGGTGAAGTCCTGGTCCTTCTTCAGCGGCCGGTCCAGGCCAGGCGAGCTGACCTCGAGGGTGTAAGCGTGCGGAATCGGGTCCCGCAGGTCCAGCTGGCGGGAGAGCATCTCGGAGAGGCGGGCCAGCTCATCCACGGTCACGCCCGGCGCGCCCTCCTGCGGCGGCTCCACCACCACCCGCAGGACGCTGCGGGCGCCTTCTCCCAGCAACTCCACGTCCGCCACCACCAGCCCGAACCGCCGGGCGATGGGCTCCGCGATCTCCTCCACCTGGGCCACCACCAACCGCCGCTGCACTGTGGTCCCCTGCCAAAAAAAAGAGCGGGCCGTGACCCACTCCCCCGACGAGCTGCCCGGAGAGGCTCCGGGCCCTTGCACCGACCGCACTATACCATGCAGCGCCGGCCGCTGGCAAGCGCATGACGGCGCCCCTCCCGCCTACGGGTAGAGCCGGGTGAGCATCCGGGGAAAGGGGATAGCCTCCCGGATGTGCTCCAGCCCGCAGATCCAGGCCACGGTGCGCTCGATGCCCAGCCCGAACCCCGCGTGGGGCACCGTGCCGTAGCGGCGCAGGTCGAGGTACCAGCGGTAGACGTCGCGCGGCAGACGGTGCTCCTCCAGGCGGCGCTCCAGCAGCCCCGGGTCGTGGATGCGCTGTCCGCCGCCGATGATCTCCCCGTAGCCCTCGGGCGCCAGCAGATCTGCGGCCAGCACCACCTCCGGCCGCTGCGGGTCCGGCTGCATGTAGAAGGCCTTGCACGCCGCCGGATAGCGGTGCACGAAGACGGGCCGGTCGAACTGGG from Armatimonadota bacterium includes the following:
- the nusA gene encoding transcription termination factor NusA; this translates as MNAELIRALQQLEEEKGIGKDVMFEALEAALLSAYKKNFGGAAQNVRIEIDRTTGDMRVYQVRTVVQEVVDPANEIALAEVQQYDPTAVPGDMVELEVTPRDFGRIAAQTAKQVWVQRLREAERELVYKEFRDREGDIVTGNVHRIERKNVYLDLGRIEAVLPPPEQIPRESYRQGERVKAYVVEVRQGTRGPQIVVSRTHPGLLKRLFELEVPEIYEGIVEIKAIAREAGARSKIAVASRDKNVDPVGACVGPKGSRVQAVVDELRGEKIDIIPWNADAALFVAAALSPAKVVRVDINEETKTAQVIVPDHQLSLAIGREGQNARLAAKLTGWRIDIKSETQLKELEAQKLFIDLPPEELGGEAATGKAAAAGEPAASSAVPAEVSATGGDGGVDGSTQEVTRRAAG
- a CDS encoding YlxR family protein is translated as MPRVRRVPQRMCVACRETRPKREMVRVVRTPAGEVRLDPTGKAAGRGAYVDPREACVELALRERRLQQALEVELPAHIGEELRALLQRPVPPAPKVIRLPAGRARG
- the rimP gene encoding ribosome maturation factor RimP — encoded protein: MQRRLVVAQVEEIAEPIARRFGLVVADVELLGEGARSVLRVVVEPPQEGAPGVTVDELARLSEMLSRQLDLRDPIPHAYTLEVSSPGLDRPLKKDQDFTRFAGRQVEVWTIVPVENQRHFKGRLLGLEGGVVRLAVGEREVGLPRHQVSRARLVVDEETLKRDLAGGGTAGT